In Daucus carota subsp. sativus chromosome 4, DH1 v3.0, whole genome shotgun sequence, one DNA window encodes the following:
- the LOC135152233 gene encoding uncharacterized protein LOC135152233, with amino-acid sequence MSGPSTPVHSDHSESTVEGLPPRPGVVPISSPRALTPPPVAVPSRPPGYPRSGETPIAAVPLRAIPPLAPEMPPPAPLVRPPIRGPPPEHESSGFSGVGPSYPCSPLSVPYHYYQALLMEREELLGQIGELTQAMRDLDPNRAERQLREEIRAFRTEAVERLCGITAPLGTPGDIIDWARWVLEQLDVIGGPDFP; translated from the coding sequence ATGTCAGGCcccagtaccccggttcattcTGATCATTCAGAGTCGACAGTTGAGGGACTTCCACCCCGTCCAGGAGTTGTACCTATATCTTCACCCAGGGCACTTACACCCCCACCTGTAGCTGTACCTTCCCGTCCACCTGGATACCCTCGTAGTGGAGAGACCCCTATTGCAGCTGTACCGCTTAGGGCTATACCCCCGCTTGCACCTGAGATGCCCCCACCTGCTCCCCTTGTACGACCTCCTATCCGTGGACCTCCACCAGAGCATGAGTCTTCTGGATTTTCAGGTGTTGGACCCTCTTATCCGTGTTCCCCTCTTTCAGTACCCTATCATTACTATCAGGCACTCTTGATGGAGAGAGAGGAGCTGTTGGGTCAGATTGGAGAGCTGACACAGGCGATGAGGGATTTAGACCCTAACAGGGCAGAGCGACAGTTGAGAGAGGAGATACGTGCTTTTAGGACAGAGGCAGTAGAGAGGTTATGTGGGATCACCGCACCACTTGGTACCCCTGGAGATATTATAGACTGGGCTCGTTGGGTCTTGGAGCAGCTGGATGTTATCGGAGGCCCAGACTTTCCATAG